A genomic window from Methanovulcanius yangii includes:
- a CDS encoding macro domain-containing protein, translated as MRKIEPNITLMDAGDDIFKSSVQVLTNTVNCAGYMGKGLAKLFKSKYGSTDMFDFYKEKCLNSELRVGEPILWPSTTKKKKSVLLFPTKNRYQNPSKITWIEDGLDYLRDHYKEWGIESIAIPALGCTNGGLRWDEVETIIIEKLGGLEDLKVEIYPPHEEKKEKVKNPTLFDY; from the coding sequence ATGCGAAAAATCGAACCGAATATTACCTTGATGGACGCCGGAGACGATATCTTCAAAAGCAGTGTGCAGGTCCTGACAAATACCGTAAACTGCGCCGGATATATGGGCAAAGGGCTTGCAAAACTCTTCAAATCCAAATATGGATCGACGGATATGTTTGATTTCTATAAGGAAAAGTGCCTAAATAGTGAACTCAGGGTCGGTGAACCGATCCTCTGGCCCAGCACTACCAAAAAGAAGAAGTCTGTCCTCCTCTTTCCGACAAAAAACCGTTACCAGAACCCTTCAAAGATAACCTGGATTGAGGACGGTCTCGACTATCTCCGCGACCACTACAAGGAATGGGGAATTGAATCGATTGCAATCCCGGCGCTGGGATGCACCAACGGGGGCCTCAGGTGGGATGAGGTGGAGACGATCATCATTGAAAAACTGGGTGGTCTTGAGGACCTAAAGGTAGAGATCTATCCGCCCCATGAGGAGAAAAAGGAGAAAGTAAAGAATCCAACACTTTTTGATTATTGA
- a CDS encoding DUF4433 domain-containing protein: MKLKAEPTGLGWRMRFSDDDNPTIAFQVSIKDLISLYLGLEKDAYVHDTKIGPIGHISINTDSDCYETVFNGKEISQSTGDVISAIPNNLFFQLLFQEDLGYLEQNQIASAGLAIQKRYEGEIQANKEKGNPDILKKHDVRALWHFCHIDNIPTILKYGIIARDYQKYCKIGPQPLSFEEISDPTIQKTRKEKGCHRYVPLYFANAAPMVYRIQKADNEKGLQDIVALEIDPEILFVNHKKITRMNAGCKDNLDFSSDLNSLSSFQWDLIHLEPNVAWNCEKELNHFRGAEGLIKYIIPPSFIKGIHVHYDSVKTRVREMVDPDKSIRVKKSLEKGGVNTHDLFDKE; encoded by the coding sequence TTGAAACTAAAAGCTGAACCAACTGGACTTGGCTGGAGAATGAGGTTTTCGGACGATGATAATCCAACAATTGCATTCCAGGTGTCCATAAAGGATTTAATTTCGCTCTATCTTGGATTGGAGAAGGATGCATATGTTCATGATACTAAAATCGGACCTATTGGTCACATATCGATTAATACTGATTCGGATTGCTATGAAACCGTTTTCAATGGAAAGGAGATATCGCAATCCACTGGTGACGTGATTTCTGCTATCCCAAATAATCTGTTTTTTCAATTGCTATTCCAGGAAGACTTAGGGTATTTGGAACAAAATCAGATTGCCTCCGCTGGCTTGGCGATTCAGAAGCGTTATGAAGGGGAAATACAAGCCAATAAAGAAAAAGGCAATCCAGACATTTTGAAAAAACATGATGTTAGGGCGCTATGGCATTTTTGCCATATCGATAACATACCAACAATTTTGAAATATGGGATAATTGCTCGTGATTACCAAAAATATTGTAAAATCGGGCCTCAACCCCTGTCCTTTGAAGAGATTTCAGATCCAACCATTCAGAAAACCCGAAAGGAAAAAGGATGCCATAGATATGTGCCATTGTATTTCGCCAATGCTGCACCCATGGTTTATCGGATTCAGAAAGCAGATAATGAAAAGGGATTACAGGATATCGTTGCCCTTGAAATTGACCCCGAAATTCTCTTCGTCAACCACAAAAAGATTACAAGGATGAATGCAGGTTGCAAGGATAATCTGGATTTTTCTTCGGATTTGAATTCATTGTCATCATTCCAGTGGGATCTTATTCATTTGGAACCGAATGTGGCCTGGAACTGTGAAAAAGAATTGAACCACTTCCGTGGTGCAGAGGGTTTAATTAAATACATCATTCCTCCTTCGTTTATTAAGGGAATTCATGTTCACTATGATTCAGTAAAAACAAGAGTACGAGAGATGGTAGATCCAGATAAATCAATTCGAGTGAAAAAAAGTTTGGAGAAAGGAGGGGTGAATACTCACGACCTCTTTGACAAGGAATAA
- a CDS encoding type I restriction endonuclease subunit R: MTTDTTERGLERLICAALTGAPCDPGAGGPDRVTERPGDYAAGWICGSPADYDREYCVDLVQLSTFLTATQPKAAEALALGEDGPTRRKFLARLQGEITKRGTIDVLRKGIEHHAHHIDLFYATPSPGNTAAKEKFGKNRFSVTRQLRYSRDVTQLALDLALFINGLPVATFELKNSLTKQTADDAIQQYRRDRDPREKLFEFGRCAVHFALDEHEVWFCTHLKGKESWFLPFNRGWNDGAGNPPNPNGLKTDYLWKQVLTRRSLTNILENYAQIIETKDEKTGKKKKSQIWPRYHQLDVVRQLLADAQEKGAGNRYLIQHSAGSGKSNSIAWLAHQLVPLEKDGKKVFDSIIVVTDRRILDSQIRDTIKQFTQVGAMIGHANQSGDLRRFIAENKKIIITTVQKFPYIVDNMGKDHRDRTFAIIIDEAHSSQGGKSSAALAMTLSEAGAEEDDETIEDTINRLIESKKLLPNASYFAFTATPKNKTLEIFGAPVPQPDGKVQHVPFHHYTMKQAIQEGFILDVLAHYTPVQSYYKLIKTVPGDPEFDTKRAQKKLRRYVESHDHAIRLKSEIIVDHFHEQVIAQNKIGGQARAMVVTNGIERAVQYFHAVRDYLAERKSPYKAIVAFSGEHEYGGGKVTEASLNGFPSGDIADKIQNDPYRFLICADKFQTGYDEPLLHTMYVDKTLAGIKAVQTLSRLNRAHPQKHDVFVLDFMNDADMIQTAFANYYRTTILSDETDPNKLHDLKADLDSYQIYADAAIEDLVALYLGGAERDRLDPILDACVAIYREELDEDGQVDFKSKAKAFLRTYGFLSAVLSYPNPAWEKLSIFLNFLVPKLPAPQSDDLSRGILEAIDMDSYRAEKQAMMMIQLPDEDAEINPAPASGGGHRPEPEMDRLSNIIRAFNDQFGNIPWTNADHVHKLITEDIPARVAADTAYQNAKKNSDKQNARIEHDKALGRVMNAILKDDTELFKQFMDNESFQRWLKDTVFGLTYEDPATG; encoded by the coding sequence ATGACCACCGACACCACCGAACGCGGTCTCGAACGGCTGATCTGTGCGGCCCTGACCGGCGCCCCGTGCGATCCGGGAGCGGGGGGGCCGGACCGGGTCACCGAGCGGCCCGGCGACTATGCGGCAGGCTGGATCTGCGGGAGCCCTGCCGATTACGACCGCGAGTACTGCGTCGACCTCGTCCAGCTCAGTACGTTTCTTACGGCGACCCAGCCGAAGGCGGCAGAGGCCCTCGCCTTGGGTGAGGACGGGCCGACCAGGCGTAAGTTCCTCGCACGACTGCAGGGCGAGATCACCAAGCGGGGAACCATCGATGTCCTGCGAAAGGGCATCGAGCACCATGCCCATCATATCGACCTCTTCTACGCGACGCCGTCGCCGGGGAACACCGCCGCCAAAGAAAAATTCGGGAAGAACCGGTTCAGCGTCACCCGCCAGCTCCGGTACAGCCGCGACGTGACACAGCTCGCCCTCGACCTCGCACTCTTCATCAACGGCCTTCCCGTCGCCACCTTCGAACTGAAGAACAGCCTCACCAAACAGACCGCCGACGACGCCATCCAGCAGTACCGGCGCGACCGCGACCCGCGGGAGAAGCTCTTCGAGTTCGGCCGGTGTGCGGTCCATTTCGCCCTCGACGAGCATGAGGTCTGGTTCTGCACCCACCTGAAAGGCAAGGAGTCGTGGTTTTTGCCCTTCAACCGGGGCTGGAACGACGGGGCAGGCAATCCTCCCAACCCGAACGGGCTCAAGACCGACTACCTCTGGAAACAGGTCCTCACCCGGCGGAGCCTGACCAACATCCTCGAAAACTATGCCCAGATCATCGAGACAAAGGACGAGAAGACCGGCAAAAAGAAGAAATCGCAGATCTGGCCCCGATATCATCAGCTCGACGTCGTCAGGCAGCTCCTTGCAGATGCACAGGAGAAGGGTGCCGGGAACCGCTATCTCATCCAGCACTCGGCGGGCAGCGGCAAATCGAACTCCATCGCATGGCTCGCCCACCAGCTCGTTCCGCTCGAAAAAGACGGGAAGAAGGTCTTCGATTCGATCATCGTCGTCACCGACCGGCGTATCCTCGACAGCCAGATCCGCGACACCATAAAGCAGTTTACACAGGTTGGCGCAATGATAGGCCACGCGAACCAGTCAGGCGACCTTCGCCGGTTCATCGCGGAGAACAAGAAGATCATCATCACCACCGTGCAGAAGTTCCCCTACATCGTGGATAACATGGGCAAGGATCACCGGGACCGGACCTTTGCCATCATCATCGACGAGGCCCACTCCAGCCAGGGCGGGAAGTCCTCAGCCGCTCTTGCGATGACCCTCTCCGAGGCAGGGGCCGAAGAGGACGACGAGACAATCGAGGATACCATCAACCGCCTCATCGAGTCCAAGAAACTCCTCCCCAACGCGAGCTACTTCGCCTTCACCGCGACCCCAAAGAACAAGACGCTCGAGATCTTCGGCGCCCCTGTGCCCCAGCCGGACGGGAAGGTCCAGCACGTCCCGTTCCACCACTATACGATGAAACAGGCGATACAGGAAGGATTCATCCTCGACGTTCTCGCCCACTACACCCCCGTCCAGAGCTACTACAAACTGATCAAGACCGTGCCAGGCGATCCCGAATTCGACACGAAGCGGGCGCAGAAGAAACTGCGCCGCTATGTCGAGAGCCACGACCACGCCATCCGCCTCAAGTCCGAGATCATAGTGGACCACTTCCACGAGCAGGTGATCGCCCAGAACAAGATCGGCGGCCAGGCACGGGCGATGGTCGTAACAAACGGCATCGAGCGGGCCGTCCAGTACTTCCACGCCGTCCGCGACTACCTCGCCGAACGAAAGAGCCCCTACAAGGCCATCGTCGCATTCTCCGGCGAACATGAATACGGCGGAGGAAAGGTCACGGAGGCGTCCCTCAACGGATTCCCGTCAGGGGACATCGCCGACAAAATCCAGAACGACCCGTACCGGTTCCTGATCTGTGCCGACAAGTTCCAGACCGGCTACGACGAACCGCTCCTCCACACGATGTACGTGGACAAGACGCTCGCCGGCATCAAGGCGGTCCAGACCCTCTCCCGCCTCAACCGTGCTCACCCGCAGAAGCACGACGTCTTCGTCCTCGACTTCATGAACGACGCCGACATGATCCAGACGGCCTTCGCCAACTACTACCGCACGACCATCCTCAGCGACGAGACCGACCCCAACAAACTCCACGACCTGAAAGCAGACCTCGACAGCTACCAGATCTATGCGGATGCCGCGATCGAAGATCTCGTGGCCCTCTACCTCGGCGGTGCCGAACGCGACCGGCTCGACCCGATTCTCGATGCCTGCGTCGCCATCTACAGGGAAGAGCTCGATGAAGACGGCCAGGTGGACTTCAAGAGCAAGGCGAAGGCATTCCTCCGCACCTACGGGTTCCTCTCGGCGGTGCTGTCGTATCCCAACCCGGCATGGGAGAAGCTCTCGATATTCCTCAACTTCCTCGTCCCCAAACTTCCCGCGCCTCAGTCCGACGACCTCTCGAGAGGCATTCTCGAGGCAATCGACATGGATAGCTACCGGGCCGAGAAGCAGGCGATGATGATGATCCAGCTCCCCGACGAGGATGCAGAGATCAACCCGGCCCCGGCGAGCGGCGGAGGGCACAGACCGGAACCGGAGATGGACCGGCTCTCGAATATCATCCGGGCGTTCAACGACCAGTTCGGCAATATCCCCTGGACGAATGCCGACCACGTCCACAAGCTGATCACGGAAGATATCCCGGCACGCGTTGCAGCGGACACAGCCTACCAGAACGCGAAGAAGAACTCCGACAAACAGAACGCCCGCATCGAACACGACAAGGCGCTCGGCAGGGTGATGAACGCCATCCTGAAGGATGACACGGAGCTCTTCAAACAGTTCATGGACAACGAATCATTCCAGCGGTGGTTGAAGGACACCGTCTTCGGGCTTACGTATGAGGACCCGGCGACCGGGTGA
- a CDS encoding ATP-binding protein — MSGTHEEEYLVGLVQELRKLPKETEWAEFKVNNTDPEEIGEYISALANSAALSGKSHAYLVWGIEDGTHAIVGTHFSPHTAKVHGEELENYLLRSLSPKINFHFFEVTVEGHPVVLLEIERASRHPVRYKIHEFIRVGSYKKKLKDFPEKERELWRIFDQTPFEEMIAKERVSDDEVLKLLDYPAYFDLMKLPLPESRKGIIEALADDELIQPAEAGGWDITNLGAILFARRLGAFRTLRRKAIRIIIYRGNSRFETIKEQVIDKGYASGFGDLIVSINSFLPSNEEIKNALRKTVPRYPELAVRELVVNALIHQDFFLTGTGPMVEIFDDRMEISNPGIPLVATERFLDTSPKSRNETLASLMRRMGICEERGSGIDKVVLETEFYQLPAPIFEVTGETTRTVLFSPRPLTRMDKADRVRACYLHACLKYVNREYLTNRSLRKRFGIAPKNSAIVSRYIKEAIDMGEILPYDPTAGSKIMKYVPWWAAPDTEDA, encoded by the coding sequence ATGAGCGGCACACATGAGGAGGAATATCTCGTCGGTCTGGTGCAGGAGCTGCGTAAACTGCCGAAGGAGACGGAATGGGCGGAGTTTAAGGTCAACAATACCGACCCGGAAGAGATAGGCGAATATATCTCGGCTCTTGCAAATTCCGCCGCGTTGTCCGGGAAGTCCCATGCGTATCTTGTCTGGGGAATCGAAGACGGGACGCATGCAATTGTCGGTACTCATTTCTCACCACATACGGCCAAGGTCCATGGTGAAGAACTGGAAAATTACCTGCTCCGGTCATTATCTCCAAAGATCAATTTCCACTTTTTCGAGGTGACCGTCGAAGGACACCCGGTGGTCCTGTTGGAAATCGAGCGGGCCTCCCGCCATCCGGTCCGATACAAGATTCATGAGTTCATCAGGGTCGGCTCCTACAAAAAGAAACTGAAGGATTTTCCGGAGAAGGAGCGGGAACTGTGGCGCATTTTCGACCAGACACCGTTTGAGGAGATGATCGCAAAAGAGCGGGTTTCGGACGACGAGGTCCTGAAGCTCCTTGATTACCCGGCATACTTCGACCTGATGAAGCTCCCGCTGCCGGAAAGCCGCAAGGGAATTATCGAGGCACTTGCCGATGACGAACTAATTCAACCCGCCGAAGCAGGCGGCTGGGACATCACGAACCTTGGTGCCATCCTCTTTGCCAGACGACTGGGCGCATTTCGGACGCTCCGCCGAAAGGCGATACGAATCATCATATATCGTGGAAACAGTCGTTTTGAAACAATCAAAGAGCAGGTGATCGACAAGGGATATGCAAGCGGTTTTGGGGATCTGATAGTCTCAATCAACAGTTTTCTTCCGTCCAACGAGGAGATAAAAAACGCACTGAGAAAGACAGTTCCCAGGTATCCCGAGCTTGCGGTGCGCGAGCTGGTGGTAAACGCTTTGATTCATCAGGACTTCTTCCTCACAGGCACCGGCCCAATGGTCGAAATATTCGACGATCGTATGGAAATAAGCAATCCCGGAATTCCCCTTGTGGCAACCGAGCGATTTCTGGATACTTCTCCAAAATCAAGAAACGAAACTCTGGCCTCCCTCATGCGGCGAATGGGTATCTGCGAAGAGCGCGGGAGTGGTATCGACAAAGTCGTATTGGAGACGGAATTCTATCAGCTTCCTGCTCCTATCTTTGAGGTTACCGGTGAAACAACGCGAACAGTACTCTTTTCTCCCCGACCGCTCACCAGAATGGACAAGGCCGACAGAGTGCGGGCCTGTTACCTTCACGCCTGCCTGAAATATGTGAATCGGGAATATCTGACGAACAGATCCCTTCGAAAGAGATTTGGGATTGCACCGAAGAATAGCGCAATAGTTTCCCGATACATCAAAGAGGCAATAGACATGGGAGAGATTCTCCCCTACGACCCGACCGCAGGTTCAAAAATCATGAAATATGTTCCCTGGTGGGCAGCACCAGACACAGAAGATGCTTGA